A window of the Mus musculus strain C57BL/6J chromosome 18, GRCm38.p6 C57BL/6J genome harbors these coding sequences:
- the Hars2 gene encoding histidine--tRNA ligase, mitochondrial isoform 3 (isoform 3 is encoded by transcript variant 3) has product MDFDIAGEFDPMIPDAECLRIMCEILSGLQLGDFLIKVNDRRVVDGIFAVCGVPESKLRTICSSMDKLDKMSWEGVRHEMVAKKGLAPEVADRIGDFVQYHGGISLVEDLFKDPRLSQSQLALQGLGDLKLLFEYLRLFGIADKISLDLSLARGLDYYTGVIYEAVLLESPAQAGKETLSVGSVAAGGRYDNLVAQFDPKGHHVPCVGLSIGVERIFYLVEQKMKMSGEKVRTTETQVFVATPQKNFLQERLKIIAELWDAGIKAEMLYKNNPKLLTQLHYCEKADIPLMVIIGEQERNEGVIKLRSVASREEVTINRESLVAEIQKRLSES; this is encoded by the exons ATG gatTTTGACATTGCTGGTGAGTTTGACCCAATGATCCCTGATGCAGAGTGTTTGAGGATCATGTGTGAAATCCTAAGTGGACTGCAGCTGGGGGACTTTCTCATTAAG GTAAATGACCGTCGGGTTGTAGATGGGATATTTGCTGTCTGTGGTGTTCCTGAGAGCAAGCTCCGAACCATCTGCTCCTCAATGGACAAACTAGACAag ATGTCTTGGGAAGGCGTGAGGCATGAGATGGTGGCAAAGAAAGGTCTAGCTCCCGAGGTGGCCGATCGAATTGGGGACTTCGTCCAATATCATG GGGGGATATCCCTGGTTGAGGACTTGTTCAAGGATCCCAGACTATCCCAAAGCCAGCTGGCCTTGCAGGGCCTAGGGGACCTGAAGCTGCTCTTTGAATACCTGAGGTTATTTGGAATTGCTGATAAG ATCTCCCTTGATCTGAGTCTGGCCCGGGGCCTGGACTATTATACTGGAGTGATTTATGAAGCAGTACTGCTAGAGTCTCCAGCTCAGGCTGGAAAGGAAACTCTGAGTGTGGGTAGTGTGGCTGCTGGTGGGCGCTATGACAATCTGGTAGCCCAGTTTGATCCCAAGGGCCATCACGTGCCTTGTGTGGGGTTGAGCATTGGAGTAGAGAGAATCTTCTACCTTGTGGAACAGAAGATGAAG ATGTCTGGTGAGAAGGTTCGCACCACAGAGACCCAAGTGTTTGTGGCCACACCCCAGAAGAACTTTCTCCAAGAACGTTTGAAGATAATTGCAGAGCTTTGGGATGCCGGGATCAAG GCAGAGATGCTTTATAAAAACAACCCTAAACTGTTAACCCAGCTGCACTATTGTGAGAAAGCAGACATTCCTCTGATGGTCATTATTGGTGAGCAAGAGCGGAATGAAGGTGTCATCAAGCTCCGTTCCGTGGCCAGCAGAGAAGAA GTGACCATTAATCGAGAAAGTCTCGTGGCTGAAATTCAGAAGCGACTGTCTGAGTCTTGA
- the Hars2 gene encoding histidine--tRNA ligase, mitochondrial isoform X1: MNKLKKMKRYQVGKVWRRESPAIAQGRYREFCQCDFDIAGEFDPMIPDAECLRIMCEILSGLQLGDFLIKVNDRRVVDGIFAVCGVPESKLRTICSSMDKLDKMSWEGVRHEMVAKKGLAPEVADRIGDFVQYHGGISLVEDLFKDPRLSQSQLALQGLGDLKLLFEYLRLFGIADKISLDLSLARGLDYYTGVIYEAVLLESPAQAGKETLSVGSVAAGGRYDNLVAQFDPKGHHVPCVGLSIGVERIFYLVEQKMKMSGEKVRTTETQVFVATPQKNFLQERLKIIAELWDAGIKAEMLYKNNPKLLTQLHYCEKADIPLMVIIGEQERNEGVIKLRSVASREEVTINRESLVAEIQKRLSES, encoded by the exons ATGAATAAACTGAAGAAAATGAAACGATACCAAGTTGGAAAGGTCTGGAGGCGAGAGAGCCCAGCTATAGCCCAGGGCCGCTACCGGGAGTTCTGCCAGTGT gatTTTGACATTGCTGGTGAGTTTGACCCAATGATCCCTGATGCAGAGTGTTTGAGGATCATGTGTGAAATCCTAAGTGGACTGCAGCTGGGGGACTTTCTCATTAAG GTAAATGACCGTCGGGTTGTAGATGGGATATTTGCTGTCTGTGGTGTTCCTGAGAGCAAGCTCCGAACCATCTGCTCCTCAATGGACAAACTAGACAag ATGTCTTGGGAAGGCGTGAGGCATGAGATGGTGGCAAAGAAAGGTCTAGCTCCCGAGGTGGCCGATCGAATTGGGGACTTCGTCCAATATCATG GGGGGATATCCCTGGTTGAGGACTTGTTCAAGGATCCCAGACTATCCCAAAGCCAGCTGGCCTTGCAGGGCCTAGGGGACCTGAAGCTGCTCTTTGAATACCTGAGGTTATTTGGAATTGCTGATAAG ATCTCCCTTGATCTGAGTCTGGCCCGGGGCCTGGACTATTATACTGGAGTGATTTATGAAGCAGTACTGCTAGAGTCTCCAGCTCAGGCTGGAAAGGAAACTCTGAGTGTGGGTAGTGTGGCTGCTGGTGGGCGCTATGACAATCTGGTAGCCCAGTTTGATCCCAAGGGCCATCACGTGCCTTGTGTGGGGTTGAGCATTGGAGTAGAGAGAATCTTCTACCTTGTGGAACAGAAGATGAAG ATGTCTGGTGAGAAGGTTCGCACCACAGAGACCCAAGTGTTTGTGGCCACACCCCAGAAGAACTTTCTCCAAGAACGTTTGAAGATAATTGCAGAGCTTTGGGATGCCGGGATCAAG GCAGAGATGCTTTATAAAAACAACCCTAAACTGTTAACCCAGCTGCACTATTGTGAGAAAGCAGACATTCCTCTGATGGTCATTATTGGTGAGCAAGAGCGGAATGAAGGTGTCATCAAGCTCCGTTCCGTGGCCAGCAGAGAAGAA GTGACCATTAATCGAGAAAGTCTCGTGGCTGAAATTCAGAAGCGACTGTCTGAGTCTTGA